GCTGGCGATCATGACGCTGGCGTTCCTGGCGCTGGCGGTGATGTCCGGACCGGATGTCGCTGGTATCGTCAAAGGCACCATCGGCTTCAGCATCCCGCCCGATGAAGGCGTGCACGGTGCGCTGCTGGTGGCGGTGTCGGTGATCGGTGCTGTGGCGGGTTCCATCGCCAACTTCGTCCACCCCTACGTCATGCGCCAGAAAGGTTGGGTCGGGCCGGAGCACAAGCGCATCCAGCGTAACGACCTGCTGTTTGCGGTGTTCGTCGGCATCGTCATCAACCTGGCGATCTGGATTGTCGGCGCGGAAATCCTGCGGCCCAACGGCATTGAGGTCAACACCTTGGGCGACCTGGGCAAGGCCCTGGAAATCTTCTTCGGCCCGATCGGTTGGTACGTCTTCTTCATCGGTGTCTTCGCCACCTTGTTTGCCAGTATTTCCGGCAAGACCACGGCGTTCCCGATGCTCATCACCGACGCTTTCCAGCACGTCAAGCCCGAGCGTCGCGAGCGTTATGGCAAGGAGTTCCATCGCGACCCGATGCACAAGTGGTTCATGTTGTTCATTCTCGTGACACCGCTGATCTGGTCGCTGCCGGGCATGCCGGACTTCGTGACCCTGACCATCGGTGTCAATGCGCTGAACATCATTGGCTTGCCGGTAATTTCCCTGGGCCTGTTGATCATGTCCAACCAGAAGTCGTTGCTGAGCAAGGAATACCGCAACAACCTGTTCGAAAACATCGCCCTGGTCTTTGCCACTGGCCTGGCGCTGTGGGTCGCATTCCAACTGGGCGTCGATCTGTTCACCTGAGGCCTGGTCATTCACCTTCGCGGGGGGCTGCTAGACTTCACCGTCCAGTCCCTTTCGGAGAAGCGCAATGAACAATAAGAACAGGATCTGTCTCTGGTACGACGGCACTGCGCAGGAAGCGGCGGAGTTCTATGCAAGGACGTTTCCCGACAGCGCAGTGGACGCCATCCATCATGCGCCGGGCGATTACCCTGCCGGCCAGCAGGGCGATGTGATCACCGTGGACTTCACGGTGATCGGCATCCCTTGTATCGGGCTCAACGGCGGCGCGATGTTCAAGCACAACGAGGCTTTTTCGTTCCAGGTCGCCACCGATGACCAGGCCGAAACGGACCGCTTGTGGAACGCGATCATCGACAACGGCGGCCAGGCCAGCGCCTGCGGCTGGTGCAAGGACAAATGGGGCGTGTCGTGGCAGATCAGTCCCCGCGTGCTGGTCGATGCCGTCACCAGCACCGACAAGGCTGCCGCCAAGCGTGCCTTCGAAGCCATGATGACGATGACCAAGATCGACATCGCGGCGATCCAGGCAGCGGTGAAAGGTTGACGCTTCGCCATCGCGGACCTGCTCGCGATGGCATTGCTTTGTCGCCCTCAGGTCAACGCGTTACCTGTCGCCTTCAGGCAATTTGGCGATCACCTTGATCTCGAACTGAAAACCATACAGCCACGTCACGCCCACCGCCGTCAGCGTCGGGTGCGGCGCGTTGCCCCAGAATTCGGGCACGACGCTCCAGACCCGCTCGAAAATCGACTGCGGGTCGACCATGAAGACCGTGACATCGACCACATCGTCAAAGCTGCAATCAGCGGCGGCGAGTATCGCCTTGAGATTGTTGAAGGC
The Pseudomonas marvdashtae genome window above contains:
- a CDS encoding Nramp family divalent metal transporter, with protein sequence MSSIPSVEGKASAPAQGRFTRLLKLLGPGIIAVLSWLGAGDLITSSVAGANYGYAMMWVLAVSLLLRYLIVNIIARFQLCNNQGMTILQGYAQLNPFFAWFMLVYALLMGHLMNAYMIKGAGEALAMLLKTDYALLCSVAVVLAVWMLVGRNIYTMIEGVMKVLLAIMTLAFLALAVMSGPDVAGIVKGTIGFSIPPDEGVHGALLVAVSVIGAVAGSIANFVHPYVMRQKGWVGPEHKRIQRNDLLFAVFVGIVINLAIWIVGAEILRPNGIEVNTLGDLGKALEIFFGPIGWYVFFIGVFATLFASISGKTTAFPMLITDAFQHVKPERRERYGKEFHRDPMHKWFMLFILVTPLIWSLPGMPDFVTLTIGVNALNIIGLPVISLGLLIMSNQKSLLSKEYRNNLFENIALVFATGLALWVAFQLGVDLFT
- a CDS encoding VOC family protein, translated to MNNKNRICLWYDGTAQEAAEFYARTFPDSAVDAIHHAPGDYPAGQQGDVITVDFTVIGIPCIGLNGGAMFKHNEAFSFQVATDDQAETDRLWNAIIDNGGQASACGWCKDKWGVSWQISPRVLVDAVTSTDKAAAKRAFEAMMTMTKIDIAAIQAAVKG
- a CDS encoding RidA family protein; this translates as MTPRDVVFPPGRQALYERNRYSPAIRSNGFLFVSGQVGSTEDGSPEPVLEDQVRRAFNNLKAILAAADCSFDDVVDVTVFMVDPQSIFERVWSVVPEFWGNAPHPTLTAVGVTWLYGFQFEIKVIAKLPEGDR